The following coding sequences are from one Ancylobacter sp. TS-1 window:
- a CDS encoding glutamate--cysteine ligase produces MARDQIDTQPIESRDELVAWFEAGNKAPSKFRIGTEHEKFPFTLKGHEPVPYEGETGIRALLEGMQALNCWEPIMEGETIIGLADNVGGGAISLEPGGQFELSGAPLVTLHETCAEVNSHLEQVRQVATPLGFGFLGLGMSPKWTLAQTPVMPKGRYKIMADYMPKVGTHGLDMMFRTCTVQVNLDFASEADMVKKLRVGLALQPVATALFANSPFTEGKPNGFLSFRSEIWRDTDNNRAGMLPFAFEDGMGFERYVDYALDVPMYFIKRGDHYIDVAGTSFRDLLAGRHPAVPGETATVSDWANHLSTIFPEVRLKRYLEMRGADGGPWANLCALPALWTGLYYDTASLDAAWDLAKNWTAPERQKLRDDVPRLGLKAEIAGRPLIEVAREVVAIARAGLARRDKRDSQGRDETRFLKPLDESLDSGLTPAEILLTRFETEWNRSVEPLFEQCAY; encoded by the coding sequence ATGGCGCGAGACCAGATCGACACGCAGCCCATCGAAAGCCGCGACGAACTCGTCGCCTGGTTCGAAGCGGGCAACAAGGCGCCGTCGAAATTCCGAATCGGCACCGAGCACGAGAAATTCCCCTTCACGCTCAAGGGCCACGAGCCCGTGCCCTATGAGGGCGAGACCGGCATACGGGCGCTGCTGGAAGGCATGCAGGCGCTGAACTGCTGGGAACCGATCATGGAGGGCGAGACCATCATCGGCCTCGCCGACAATGTCGGCGGCGGGGCGATCTCGCTGGAGCCGGGCGGGCAGTTCGAGCTTTCCGGCGCGCCGCTCGTCACCCTTCACGAGACCTGCGCCGAGGTGAACTCGCATCTGGAGCAGGTGCGGCAGGTGGCGACCCCGCTCGGCTTCGGCTTCCTCGGCCTCGGCATGAGCCCGAAATGGACGCTCGCGCAAACGCCGGTCATGCCCAAGGGGCGTTACAAGATCATGGCCGACTACATGCCGAAGGTCGGCACGCACGGCCTCGACATGATGTTCCGCACCTGCACCGTGCAGGTGAATCTCGACTTCGCCTCCGAGGCGGACATGGTGAAGAAGCTGCGCGTCGGCCTCGCCCTCCAGCCGGTGGCCACCGCGCTGTTCGCCAACTCGCCCTTCACCGAGGGCAAGCCCAACGGCTTCCTGTCGTTCCGCTCGGAGATCTGGCGCGACACCGACAACAACCGCGCCGGCATGCTGCCCTTCGCCTTCGAGGACGGCATGGGCTTTGAGCGCTATGTCGACTACGCACTCGACGTGCCGATGTACTTCATCAAGCGCGGCGACCATTACATCGACGTCGCCGGCACCTCCTTCCGCGACCTGCTGGCCGGAAGGCACCCGGCGGTGCCGGGCGAGACGGCCACCGTCTCGGACTGGGCCAACCACCTCTCCACCATCTTCCCCGAGGTGCGGCTGAAGCGTTACCTCGAGATGCGCGGCGCCGATGGCGGGCCGTGGGCCAATCTGTGCGCCCTGCCCGCCCTGTGGACCGGCCTCTATTACGACACCGCCAGCCTCGACGCCGCCTGGGACCTCGCCAAGAACTGGACCGCGCCGGAGCGCCAGAAGCTGCGCGACGACGTGCCGAGGCTCGGCCTCAAGGCGGAGATCGCCGGCCGGCCGCTGATCGAGGTCGCCCGCGAGGTGGTGGCCATTGCCCGCGCGGGTCTTGCCCGCCGCGACAAGCGCGACAGCCAGGGCCGCGACGAGACCCGCTTCCTCAAGCCGCTGGACGAGAGCCTCGATTCCGGCCTCACCCCGGCCGAGATCCTGCTCACGCGCTTTGAGACCGAGTGGAACCGCTCGGTGGAACCGCTCTTCGAGCAGTGCGCCTATTGA
- a CDS encoding carboxylate-amine ligase, translated as MTTEDYRIGIEEEYFIIEGETKSAVRRMPTAFMGKVRDALGDAVSGEMLQSQIEVMTRPHTSAGDARRQLHGLRRSLSEVAAGFDLAFLAAGTHPTASWQTGKRTPTQRYDGLMHDLQMLGERNMLCGMHVHVELPDADQRIDVMRRILPYLPVFVALSTSSPFWESKRTGLMGYRLAAYDELPRTGLPELFETAKDYRDYIDALVAARAIRDSSYVWWTIRPSEKHPTLELRAPDSCTRVEDSVAIAALYRALVRHLVRNPKLNAGIDAVDRAIAVENKWRAQRYGIHGSFVDRAAREAVPVAQAVETLIDQLHDDAQALGGLDELTHLRTIIRGGTSADIQIAVYQEAAHRTGNRTEALNAVKTWLTHASAQ; from the coding sequence ATGACGACGGAAGATTACCGCATCGGCATCGAGGAAGAATATTTCATCATCGAAGGCGAGACCAAGAGCGCGGTCCGGCGCATGCCCACCGCCTTCATGGGCAAGGTGAGGGACGCCCTCGGCGACGCGGTGAGCGGCGAGATGCTCCAGTCGCAGATCGAGGTGATGACCCGCCCGCACACCAGCGCCGGCGACGCCCGCCGCCAGCTTCACGGGCTGCGCCGCAGCCTTTCCGAGGTGGCCGCCGGCTTCGACCTTGCCTTCCTCGCCGCCGGCACCCACCCGACCGCGAGCTGGCAGACCGGCAAGCGCACCCCCACCCAGCGCTATGACGGGCTGATGCACGACCTGCAGATGCTCGGCGAGCGCAACATGCTGTGCGGCATGCATGTGCATGTGGAACTGCCCGACGCCGACCAGCGCATCGACGTGATGCGGCGCATCCTGCCCTATCTCCCGGTCTTCGTGGCGCTGTCGACCTCCTCGCCGTTCTGGGAGTCCAAGCGCACCGGGCTGATGGGCTACCGCCTCGCCGCCTATGACGAACTGCCCCGCACCGGCCTGCCGGAGCTGTTCGAGACCGCCAAGGACTATCGCGACTACATCGACGCGCTGGTTGCGGCGCGGGCGATCCGCGATTCGAGCTATGTCTGGTGGACCATCCGCCCCTCGGAGAAGCACCCGACGCTGGAGCTGCGTGCCCCCGACAGCTGCACGCGGGTGGAGGATTCGGTCGCCATCGCCGCGCTCTACCGCGCGCTGGTGCGCCATCTTGTGCGCAATCCGAAGCTCAATGCCGGCATCGACGCGGTGGACCGCGCCATCGCGGTGGAGAACAAGTGGCGGGCCCAGCGCTACGGCATCCATGGCAGCTTCGTCGACCGCGCCGCGCGCGAGGCGGTGCCGGTGGCGCAGGCGGTGGAGACGCTGATCGACCAGCTGCACGACGACGCGCAGGCGCTCGGCGGGCTGGACGAGCTTACCCACCTGCGCACCATCATCCGTGGCGGCACCAGCGCCGACATCCAGATCGCGGTCTATCAGGAGGCCGCGCACCGCACCGGCAACCGCACCGAGGCGCTCAATGCGGTGAAGACCTGGCTCACCCACGCCTCGGCGCAGTAG